In Calothrix sp. PCC 7507, one DNA window encodes the following:
- a CDS encoding ABC transporter ATP-binding protein: MAKFRDIVDYFRPYWGLSIFSITASSFYEVIDLVVPYAIGQILNVLSGEQLDRPLQGAIATFSDAINYPADKLLSLGVLLGLIFAVTVLRAPTEPWLTNWFHWDIALKTRRIQSQKAIEKILTLPLEFFDENNPGRIAGRVARGVSNHTWTYPEVAGQMIPKMLRVLAIFVCIWLIEWRIAIFFLITFVIILIFSLSKLKRLIWHDNRVDKYAETTESRTSEIITNIKTVKAFATESEELKRQKQRLERELTVVDYRIHKGYVKLGTWQRTLVQFGVFMVLGLTLAATVNGKISLGHFITTLTLSSMAYAEIQPMSTLAEVFARRYSSMIRFHEFLQEPSVVDGEKLLEEEYQAESPYRFTGKVEFSHLGFGYDANRKVLQDINLLIEPYQTVALVGRSGSGKSTLVKLLLRYFEPQEGQILIDGQDIRTLDVGKYRRRLAIVHQEVDIFNGTLLDNLTYGKPDASFEQVQEACRIARVDDVVQQLSKGYYTVVGERGVRLSGGQRQRLGIARALLVEPDVLVFDEATSSLDYESERSIQLAMRSIQGTRTTIIIAHRLSTVREADKIVVLDQGKIVEVGNHEELLRQEGIYRRLHSLQETGELLN, translated from the coding sequence ATGGCAAAATTCCGAGATATTGTTGATTATTTTCGTCCCTACTGGGGGCTGAGTATCTTTAGTATTACAGCATCCAGCTTTTACGAAGTTATTGATTTGGTTGTGCCTTATGCGATCGGGCAGATTTTAAACGTCTTGTCTGGTGAACAATTAGACAGACCATTGCAAGGAGCGATCGCTACTTTTTCTGACGCTATCAATTACCCAGCAGATAAACTTCTATCTTTAGGTGTATTACTGGGGTTAATTTTTGCGGTGACAGTATTGAGAGCGCCGACTGAACCTTGGTTAACCAATTGGTTTCACTGGGATATAGCTTTAAAGACGCGTCGCATTCAGAGTCAAAAAGCCATAGAAAAAATTCTCACCCTACCACTAGAATTTTTTGATGAGAATAACCCTGGAAGAATTGCTGGACGAGTGGCTAGAGGTGTGAGTAATCATACGTGGACTTATCCCGAAGTCGCCGGACAGATGATTCCTAAAATGCTCCGAGTGCTGGCAATTTTTGTGTGTATTTGGTTGATTGAATGGCGAATTGCGATTTTCTTTCTGATTACTTTTGTCATTATCCTCATTTTTAGCTTATCGAAGTTAAAACGGCTGATTTGGCACGATAATCGTGTAGATAAATATGCAGAAACAACAGAAAGTCGCACTTCGGAAATTATCACCAACATCAAGACTGTTAAAGCATTTGCGACAGAGTCTGAGGAACTAAAGCGGCAAAAGCAGCGGTTAGAAAGAGAGCTAACAGTAGTTGATTATCGCATCCATAAAGGTTACGTCAAACTTGGTACTTGGCAACGAACTCTAGTTCAGTTTGGTGTATTTATGGTGTTAGGTTTAACTTTAGCCGCAACAGTAAACGGGAAAATTTCTTTAGGTCATTTTATCACGACTTTAACTCTTTCTAGTATGGCTTATGCTGAGATTCAACCGATGAGTACTTTAGCAGAAGTTTTTGCTCGGCGCTATTCTTCAATGATACGGTTTCATGAATTTCTCCAAGAACCATCGGTTGTTGATGGCGAGAAGCTTTTAGAAGAGGAATATCAAGCAGAATCACCCTATCGATTTACTGGCAAAGTTGAGTTTTCGCATCTTGGTTTTGGCTATGATGCCAACCGCAAAGTTTTACAAGATATCAATTTACTGATTGAACCATATCAAACAGTAGCATTGGTAGGGCGTTCAGGTTCGGGTAAGTCCACTTTAGTTAAGTTGTTGTTGCGGTATTTTGAACCTCAAGAAGGTCAGATTTTGATTGATGGACAAGATATTCGCACCTTGGATGTGGGTAAATATAGACGAAGATTGGCGATCGTTCATCAAGAAGTAGACATTTTTAACGGTACTTTGCTGGATAACCTGACTTATGGGAAGCCAGACGCTAGCTTTGAGCAGGTTCAGGAAGCCTGTAGGATTGCTAGAGTCGATGATGTAGTGCAGCAGCTATCTAAGGGTTATTACACTGTTGTCGGCGAACGTGGTGTGAGGCTGTCTGGAGGACAAAGACAGCGTTTAGGAATTGCTAGAGCTTTGTTAGTGGAACCAGACGTACTGGTTTTTGATGAAGCTACCTCTAGTCTAGATTATGAGTCTGAGCGCTCAATTCAACTAGCGATGCGATCGATTCAGGGAACTCGCACTACGATTATCATTGCTCACCGTCTGAGTACGGTACGCGAAGCCGATAAGATCGTGGTTCTAGATCAAGGAAAGATTGTAGAAGTCGGTAATCACGAAGAACTCTTACGTCAAGAGGGTATTTATCGCCGCTTGCACTCTCTGCAAGAAACAGGGGAACTGTTGAATTAG
- a CDS encoding U32 family peptidase — protein MKSDISAQTTFQRPELLAPAGHWDCAKAAVENGADAIYFGLERFNARMRAENFTEADLPKLMAFLHLRGVKGYVTLNTLIFPQELREAEQYLRSIIAAGVDAVIVQDVGICRLIRHISPDFPIHASTQMTITSAAGVEFAKSLGCQLVVLARECSLKEINKIQQQIAQQNTALPLEVFVHGALCVAYSGQCLTSEALGGRSANRGECAQACRMPYELIADGEVVDLAERKYLLSPQDLAGLDVLPDLVKSGVTSLKIEGRLKSPEYVANVTRVYRQALDRVMADLVKNQETRRRGNEENFPTPEEHYNLEMAFSRGISTGWFRGIDNQELVHARFGKKRGVYLGEVTRIRNEQVTILLEAPVKPGDGVVFDCGHPEAKEEGGRVYAVVPKGKEALLTFGRDDLNWRRLHVGDRIWKTSDPELDKQLRQSFAGENPQFQRPIHLEVYGEVGQPLIAIARDELGNIVQMESLISLVEAHTKPLTTERLQEQLGRLGNTPFCLGRLTNHLSGAVMLPVSELNRMRREIVTQLEELRSQPQRWQFSSTASLKDLLPSSPPPSPTSPSLIVLVRSLKQLQAALQTGVETLYCEFEDPRAYQEAVQMVRQWGGGDNNQFPIPQIYVAPPRITKPGENWILQQVRACEADGYLVRNYDQIEFFKGDRCIGDFSLNVANPLTADYFQQRFSLKRLTASYDLNVNQLEDLLKSCPPQWFEVTIHQHMPMFHMEHCVFCAFLSTGTDYTNCGRPCEKHEVKLKDRVGSEHVLKADVGCRNTVFNSTAQTGAEYVQRLKELGLRHFRIEFVNETPEQVSKTIHHYHQLLQGEITGSQLWRELKLQNQLGVTRGPLKDTRLF, from the coding sequence ATGAAAAGCGATATCTCTGCCCAAACCACCTTTCAACGTCCTGAACTCCTCGCCCCCGCCGGTCATTGGGACTGTGCGAAAGCGGCGGTGGAAAATGGCGCAGATGCGATTTACTTTGGCTTGGAGCGGTTCAACGCTAGAATGCGGGCAGAAAATTTCACTGAGGCGGATTTACCTAAGTTGATGGCGTTTCTCCACCTCCGGGGAGTGAAAGGTTATGTCACCCTCAATACACTGATTTTTCCCCAAGAATTAAGAGAAGCAGAACAATATCTGCGTTCAATTATTGCCGCTGGAGTGGATGCGGTAATCGTGCAGGATGTGGGGATATGTCGTCTTATCCGTCACATTTCCCCCGATTTTCCCATCCATGCTTCCACTCAAATGACCATCACCAGTGCGGCGGGTGTAGAATTTGCTAAGTCTCTCGGTTGTCAGTTGGTGGTGTTGGCGCGGGAATGTTCCCTCAAGGAAATCAATAAAATTCAGCAGCAAATAGCACAACAAAATACTGCGCTGCCTTTGGAAGTCTTTGTTCACGGTGCTTTGTGTGTGGCTTATTCTGGCCAGTGTTTGACTAGTGAGGCTTTAGGTGGGCGTTCTGCTAATCGAGGCGAATGTGCCCAAGCTTGCCGAATGCCCTATGAGTTAATCGCAGATGGGGAGGTTGTGGATTTAGCAGAACGCAAATATTTACTCAGCCCCCAAGACCTTGCAGGGTTGGATGTGCTGCCCGATTTGGTGAAGTCTGGAGTCACTAGTCTCAAAATAGAAGGTCGGTTGAAATCACCAGAGTATGTTGCTAATGTCACCCGTGTTTATCGCCAAGCTTTAGATCGGGTGATGGCAGATTTAGTGAAAAATCAGGAGACAAGGAGACGAGGAAACGAGGAGAATTTCCCTACTCCTGAGGAACACTACAACCTGGAAATGGCATTTTCTCGCGGTATCTCCACAGGCTGGTTTCGCGGAATTGATAATCAAGAACTAGTTCATGCGCGTTTCGGTAAAAAGCGCGGGGTTTATTTGGGGGAAGTTACCCGCATCCGCAATGAACAGGTGACAATCTTGTTAGAAGCGCCAGTCAAGCCGGGGGATGGTGTGGTGTTTGATTGCGGTCATCCAGAAGCTAAGGAAGAAGGTGGTAGAGTTTATGCGGTGGTTCCCAAGGGTAAAGAGGCATTGCTAACCTTTGGTCGAGATGACTTAAACTGGCGGCGATTGCATGTAGGCGATCGCATTTGGAAAACTTCTGATCCAGAATTAGATAAGCAACTGCGTCAAAGTTTTGCGGGCGAGAATCCCCAATTTCAACGCCCCATACACTTAGAGGTATATGGAGAAGTTGGTCAACCACTGATTGCGATCGCCCGCGATGAACTTGGTAATATTGTTCAGATGGAATCTCTCATTTCTCTAGTAGAGGCACACACTAAACCACTAACCACAGAACGTTTACAAGAACAGCTGGGTCGTCTGGGTAACACCCCCTTCTGTTTAGGGAGGCTAACCAATCACCTCAGTGGTGCTGTGATGCTACCTGTGAGTGAATTAAACCGGATGCGGCGAGAAATTGTCACACAGTTAGAAGAATTACGCAGTCAACCTCAACGCTGGCAATTTAGTTCTACAGCCTCTTTAAAAGACCTACTTCCCTCTTCACCTCCCCCATCCCCCACATCCCCCTCACTCATTGTCCTAGTGCGAAGCCTAAAACAACTCCAAGCCGCACTACAGACTGGTGTGGAGACTCTTTACTGTGAATTTGAAGACCCCCGCGCCTATCAAGAAGCCGTGCAAATGGTACGCCAGTGGGGAGGTGGGGACAATAACCAATTCCCCATTCCCCAAATCTACGTTGCACCACCCCGAATTACCAAACCAGGAGAAAACTGGATTTTACAGCAAGTGCGTGCTTGCGAAGCCGATGGCTATTTGGTACGGAACTATGATCAAATAGAATTCTTTAAGGGCGATCGCTGTATCGGAGATTTTTCACTCAATGTTGCCAATCCTCTTACAGCGGATTATTTTCAGCAGCGTTTTAGCTTGAAACGATTAACTGCATCTTATGACTTGAATGTCAACCAACTAGAAGACCTCCTTAAAAGTTGTCCGCCCCAATGGTTTGAGGTAACAATTCATCAACATATGCCAATGTTCCACATGGAGCATTGCGTTTTTTGCGCCTTTCTCTCCACAGGAACAGACTACACCAATTGTGGACGACCTTGTGAAAAGCATGAAGTGAAATTAAAAGACCGCGTTGGTAGTGAACATGTTCTTAAAGCAGATGTAGGCTGTCGTAATACTGTATTTAACAGCACTGCTCAAACGGGAGCCGAATACGTACAGCGCCTCAAAGAACTGGGTTTACGCCATTTCCGCATCGAATTCGTCAATGAGACACCAGAGCAAGTGAGCAAAACCATACATCACTACCATCAACTACTGCAAGGTGAGATTACAGGTTCTCAACTCTGGCGCGAGTTAAAGTTGCAAAATCAGCTAGGTGTGACACGGGGACCTTTAAAAGATACCCGACTTTTTTGA
- the phoU gene encoding phosphate signaling complex protein PhoU, with protein MNAAIYSPNPDRSQLARAMRRLERDVLRMGALVEQSFRLSHQALLARDLTAAAELPRLDKKIDRFYRQIESDCTAIMTLQAPTAQDLRCLSAFMQLVRDLERIGDYAKDLAKIAIKIFPYPPHDSLPEIAVMSHHAQAMLATSLVALADLDEAGGRSIKRLDDAVDNAYDRLYQTLAFQRDVQGVVEPIVLLALAIRCLERMADHATNIGQRVAYIVTGQRS; from the coding sequence GTGAACGCAGCCATTTATAGTCCCAATCCTGATAGATCCCAGCTAGCGCGTGCCATGAGGCGCTTAGAACGCGATGTATTACGTATGGGAGCTTTGGTGGAACAATCATTTCGCCTCAGTCACCAAGCGTTATTGGCTCGCGATTTAACAGCAGCGGCGGAACTTCCCCGATTAGATAAAAAAATTGATCGTTTTTATAGACAAATAGAATCAGACTGCACAGCAATTATGACCTTGCAAGCTCCCACGGCTCAAGATTTGCGCTGTTTGAGTGCTTTTATGCAACTAGTGCGAGATTTAGAGCGGATTGGAGATTATGCTAAGGACTTAGCTAAAATCGCCATTAAGATTTTTCCTTATCCACCTCATGATTCTTTACCAGAAATTGCCGTCATGTCACATCATGCTCAGGCGATGCTAGCCACAAGCTTGGTGGCTTTGGCAGATTTGGATGAAGCTGGAGGACGAAGCATCAAGCGCTTAGATGACGCTGTAGACAACGCATATGATCGCCTTTATCAAACTTTAGCCTTTCAACGAGATGTTCAAGGTGTAGTCGAGCCAATTGTCCTGCTAGCACTAGCAATTCGTTGTTTAGAACGCATGGCAGATCATGCGACTAATATCGGTCAACGAGTAGCATACATCGTCACTGGTCAACGCTCTTAA
- a CDS encoding DNA adenine methylase: MGKNKLIAFGWYGGKFSHLDWLLPLLPNAQHYCEPFGGSAAVILNRNPSSVETYNDLDGEVVNFFRILREKKESLIEAIGLTPFSREEFEIAISEPTQDLSDFERARRFFIRARQVRTGLAQKASSGRWAHCKLTSRAGMAGAVSRWLGSVEDLSEIVQRLLRVQIEHDSAIKIIKRYDSEETLFYCDPPYPHSSRGDSQAYAYEMTDEQHRELADILQNIKGKVAISGYQCSLMEELYGNWKHITAPTKTCHSTKGLRTEVLWVNYDIDDRTKNDLDNSQTQKAESQCQLQQLSLI; this comes from the coding sequence ATGGGCAAAAACAAGCTAATAGCTTTTGGCTGGTATGGTGGCAAATTCAGCCATCTTGATTGGCTATTGCCTCTACTACCAAATGCCCAACATTACTGTGAGCCATTTGGAGGTTCTGCAGCAGTTATACTTAACCGCAATCCTTCATCAGTAGAAACATACAATGACCTAGATGGTGAAGTTGTAAACTTTTTTCGCATATTAAGAGAAAAAAAGGAAAGTCTAATTGAAGCTATTGGTTTAACTCCCTTTTCTCGTGAAGAATTCGAGATAGCAATCTCTGAGCCTACCCAAGATTTATCTGATTTTGAAAGAGCTAGAAGATTTTTTATTAGGGCTAGACAAGTGAGAACCGGTTTAGCTCAAAAAGCAAGCTCTGGTAGGTGGGCACACTGTAAGCTAACGAGCCGTGCGGGAATGGCTGGTGCAGTCTCAAGATGGTTAGGAAGTGTAGAGGATTTGTCTGAAATCGTTCAAAGACTTTTACGAGTTCAGATTGAACACGATTCAGCAATCAAAATTATTAAACGCTACGACTCTGAAGAAACTTTATTTTATTGCGATCCTCCTTATCCTCATTCTTCTAGAGGTGACAGTCAAGCCTATGCCTATGAAATGACAGATGAACAGCATCGGGAACTTGCTGATATTCTTCAAAATATCAAAGGCAAAGTTGCTATCTCCGGTTATCAATGCTCTCTCATGGAAGAACTTTACGGTAACTGGAAACATATCACAGCACCAACTAAAACTTGCCATTCTACAAAAGGATTGCGAACAGAGGTACTGTGGGTAAATTACGATATTGATGATAGGACAAAAAATGATTTGGATAACTCTCAGACACAAAAAGCAGAATCTCAATGTCAACTCCAGCAGCTATCCTTGATCTAG
- a CDS encoding class I SAM-dependent methyltransferase, producing MTQSQTSENESFHLKEFFNDQWKIYQKVLNNNYMGHREIYNILHELLVSYFQKPFTMLDLGCGDSSFISKALVNTNIASYHGVDLSITALEIAKKNLAITQCDTTLIPGDFSQLSSLLASGQNNKFDAILISFALHHLHLEQKDYFIEQLQHFLTPGGVFILIDVVRQKEEDRATYIRRYLDDVQQRWSLLSEKEYSMVKEHISSSDFPETQQTLQEISLKSGFTRVECLYQDALNTTQLLCFYKS from the coding sequence ATGACACAATCACAAACAAGTGAAAATGAATCCTTCCACTTGAAAGAATTCTTTAACGATCAGTGGAAAATTTATCAGAAAGTGCTAAATAACAATTACATGGGACACAGAGAAATTTATAATATCCTACACGAATTACTAGTTAGTTACTTTCAAAAACCTTTTACCATGCTAGATTTAGGATGCGGCGATTCTAGCTTCATAAGCAAAGCCTTAGTAAATACCAATATTGCTTCCTATCATGGTGTAGACCTATCCATAACTGCATTAGAGATTGCTAAAAAAAACTTGGCAATAACTCAGTGTGACACAACTTTAATCCCAGGTGATTTCTCTCAATTAAGTTCTTTGTTGGCGTCAGGACAAAACAATAAATTTGATGCAATTTTAATCTCCTTTGCTCTCCATCACCTCCATCTTGAGCAAAAAGACTATTTTATTGAACAGCTTCAGCATTTCCTAACTCCAGGCGGTGTTTTTATTCTTATCGATGTAGTCCGTCAAAAAGAAGAAGATCGAGCCACTTACATTAGACGTTACCTAGATGATGTGCAACAACGCTGGTCTTTACTCAGTGAAAAAGAGTATTCAATGGTGAAAGAGCATATTTCATCAAGCGATTTTCCTGAAACTCAACAAACTCTACAAGAAATATCCTTAAAATCCGGTTTTACTAGGGTTGAATGCCTTTATCAGGATGCACTAAATACCACACAATTATTATGCTTTTATAAAAGCTAA
- a CDS encoding bifunctional nuclease family protein: MIEMKVAGIALDAITRSPIVLLKDASDRRALPIYIGQEQARAIAGPLENQKPPRPLTHDLIVNLLETWNLTLEKVIIHSLQKDTFYAALIVQQGEIKKEIDARPSDAIAIALRTNAPIWVMEEVVADASIPVDRDADEAEQQAFREFISNIRPEDLIKRFDNGES, encoded by the coding sequence ATGATTGAAATGAAAGTCGCTGGCATAGCATTAGATGCCATAACCCGCAGCCCGATTGTACTTTTGAAAGATGCTTCCGATCGCCGCGCTTTGCCAATTTATATCGGTCAGGAGCAGGCTAGGGCAATTGCGGGACCACTGGAGAATCAAAAGCCTCCGAGACCCTTAACTCACGACCTGATTGTGAATCTTCTAGAGACATGGAACTTGACTTTAGAGAAAGTGATCATTCATTCGCTGCAAAAAGATACATTTTATGCGGCTTTGATTGTCCAGCAAGGTGAGATAAAAAAAGAAATTGATGCGCGTCCCAGCGATGCGATCGCTATTGCCCTTCGTACCAATGCCCCCATCTGGGTGATGGAAGAGGTGGTTGCTGATGCCTCAATTCCTGTTGATCGCGACGCTGATGAAGCTGAACAACAAGCATTCCGCGAATTTATTTCTAACATCCGCCCCGAAGATTTGATTAAGCGCTTCGATAATGGTGAAAGTTAG
- a CDS encoding Uma2 family endonuclease: protein MQVTQQRYYTPEEYLELEEVADYKSEYIDGEIIPIAGGTIDHNRIAGNFYAALNFAFRQQEYEAFNSDMRLWIPEKRTYTYPDVMILAGEAEFFNNRKDIILNPQVIVEVLSKSTKGYDREGKFETYRTIPTFQEYLLIDQNRVHIDQFYKTSKKQWMLREYDEEDEAIALASVTFEISLKDLYNKVKFEPVESAGEKVDAEELE, encoded by the coding sequence ATGCAAGTAACACAACAGCGATACTACACCCCAGAGGAATATCTGGAACTAGAGGAGGTTGCTGACTACAAAAGTGAATATATTGATGGGGAAATAATTCCTATAGCGGGTGGAACAATAGATCATAATCGAATTGCAGGTAACTTTTACGCGGCATTGAATTTTGCGTTTAGACAACAAGAGTATGAAGCCTTTAACAGCGATATGCGTTTGTGGATACCCGAAAAGCGTACCTACACATATCCAGATGTGATGATTCTGGCAGGTGAAGCAGAATTTTTTAACAACCGCAAAGATATAATTCTTAATCCACAGGTAATTGTTGAGGTCTTATCGAAATCGACTAAAGGCTATGACCGCGAAGGTAAATTTGAGACTTATCGAACAATCCCTACATTTCAAGAATATCTTTTAATTGACCAGAATCGAGTTCATATAGATCAATTTTATAAAACTAGTAAAAAGCAATGGATGCTGCGTGAATATGATGAAGAAGACGAAGCGATCGCCCTAGCTTCCGTAACTTTCGAGATTTCGCTCAAAGATTTATACAACAAAGTGAAGTTTGAGCCTGTGGAATCGGCAGGGGAAAAAGTTGATGCTGAAGAATTGGAGTAA
- a CDS encoding riboflavin synthase — MFTGLIQALGTIRPLGGDSWQITCVSQSSEIVMQDLAYGDSVAVDGVCLTVEEVLKDGFIATASPETLRRTTLGGEQTQQKYVYPERSRRVNLETSLRVGGKVGGHFVMGHVDGVGRMLAAEQTASSWEITFTAPEAIARYIVPKGSIAVNGISLTVAAYEPELSQFAVAVIPLTYAETNLSYLSSGSLVNLEGDILGKYVEKFLVPGNQRPDAADEITPTFLAEHGYL, encoded by the coding sequence GTGTTTACAGGATTAATCCAGGCTTTAGGAACGATTAGACCCCTAGGGGGCGATTCTTGGCAAATTACTTGCGTCAGTCAGTCTTCTGAAATAGTGATGCAAGACTTAGCTTATGGTGACAGTGTTGCAGTTGACGGCGTTTGTCTGACGGTGGAAGAAGTTTTAAAAGACGGGTTTATCGCCACTGCATCACCGGAAACGCTGCGGCGGACAACTTTGGGAGGTGAACAAACACAACAAAAATATGTTTACCCTGAGCGTAGCCGAAGGGTAAACCTGGAAACGTCGTTGCGAGTGGGAGGCAAAGTCGGCGGTCATTTCGTCATGGGTCATGTAGACGGTGTAGGGCGGATGCTAGCAGCAGAACAGACGGCTAGTTCTTGGGAAATCACGTTTACAGCACCCGAAGCGATCGCGCGGTACATTGTTCCCAAAGGCAGTATAGCCGTGAATGGCATCAGCCTCACAGTAGCCGCATATGAGCCAGAACTCTCTCAGTTCGCAGTGGCGGTGATTCCTCTCACCTATGCCGAGACAAATCTTAGCTATCTATCCTCTGGCAGTTTGGTGAATCTAGAAGGAGATATCCTCGGCAAATATGTAGAAAAATTCCTTGTTCCAGGCAACCAACGCCCAGACGCCGCTGATGAGATTACACCCACATTCTTAGCAGAACATGGGTATTTATAG
- a CDS encoding response regulator transcription factor — protein sequence MYTSESTKFSARADIGQTSRILVVEDEELIREMLVVALEEEGYGVVTATDGRMAVEYLKNFEPNSGEVSFDLVILDLMLPQINGLDICRLLRHQGNPVPIMMLSAKGSETDRVLGLEVGADDYLTKPFSMRELVARCRALLRRQRLSTLPQLPVLKYKDVTLNPQECRVLVRNQEVSLSPKEFRLLELFMSYARRVWSREQLLDQVWGPDFVGDSKTVDVHIRWLREKLEQDPSRPEYIVTVRGFGYRFG from the coding sequence ATGTACACCAGCGAATCGACTAAGTTTTCTGCCAGAGCGGACATAGGACAAACAAGCCGCATTCTTGTAGTAGAAGATGAAGAACTAATCAGGGAAATGTTAGTTGTGGCATTGGAAGAGGAAGGTTATGGAGTAGTCACAGCTACTGATGGGCGGATGGCTGTAGAATATCTCAAAAACTTTGAGCCAAACTCAGGGGAAGTCTCCTTTGACTTGGTGATTCTGGATTTGATGTTGCCACAGATCAATGGGCTGGACATTTGCCGCTTGCTGCGTCATCAAGGCAACCCAGTACCGATTATGATGCTAAGTGCTAAAGGTAGTGAAACTGACCGTGTCCTGGGCTTAGAAGTGGGCGCAGATGACTATTTGACGAAGCCTTTCAGTATGCGTGAGTTGGTGGCTCGGTGTCGCGCTCTACTCCGGCGCCAGCGCTTGAGTACTTTGCCCCAATTACCAGTATTAAAGTACAAAGATGTGACTTTGAACCCGCAAGAGTGTCGTGTACTGGTTCGCAATCAAGAAGTGAGCTTGTCGCCTAAAGAATTCCGCCTCCTAGAACTGTTTATGAGTTATGCGCGTCGTGTTTGGTCGCGGGAACAGTTGCTAGATCAGGTCTGGGGTCCGGATTTTGTGGGGGATAGTAAAACTGTAGATGTTCACATCCGCTGGCTCAGGGAAAAACTTGAGCAAGACCCTAGTCGTCCTGAGTATATTGTGACTGTGAGAGGTTTTGGTTACAGATTTGGATAA
- a CDS encoding cell wall metabolism sensor histidine kinase WalK encodes MFLLGFCLGLAVGVGFWIWQQIQLNRYLGGVLKPLNSYSSSVALPLMPRLRQEIAMVKQHRQDLQRSLETYQQLLDFAPLGYLQVDEENQLLWCNQQARKILYLERWQPGQVRLLLELVRSYELDQLIEQTRDSQKPQLREWVFHPSCENAAEMLIIKSLALRASSLPLDQGQVGVFLENCQPLLDINQIRDRSFSDLAHELRTPLTSIRLVAETLQNRLEPPLNRWVNRLMQEVDRLINLVQSWLELTQMETNPTIQLNPEAVEVRSLVSSVWETLEPLAQRLHLTLTYSGVENLWIKADRSRIYQVFLNLLDNSIKYSPPCASVRIEAKILPEKDTHQSNPGSHYLEINVIDYGVGFSEADLPHVFERFYRGDKARYRSPVEESNSTTAIVGSGLGLAIVRQIVLAHGGSIKAMNHPETGGAWIQVQLPEIMANTLSQDYS; translated from the coding sequence ATGTTTTTATTGGGATTTTGTCTGGGTTTGGCGGTGGGTGTTGGGTTTTGGATTTGGCAACAGATTCAGCTGAACCGCTATTTGGGGGGAGTACTCAAACCTTTAAATTCCTATTCTTCCTCAGTGGCGCTACCGTTGATGCCCCGCTTGCGGCAAGAAATTGCTATGGTGAAGCAACACCGACAAGATTTGCAGCGATCGCTAGAAACTTACCAACAATTGCTGGACTTCGCACCACTAGGCTATTTACAGGTGGATGAAGAAAATCAACTGCTCTGGTGCAATCAGCAGGCAAGAAAGATATTATATCTAGAACGCTGGCAACCAGGGCAAGTGCGCTTATTGCTGGAGTTAGTACGTTCTTATGAACTTGACCAGTTAATTGAGCAAACTCGTGATTCTCAAAAACCGCAGTTAAGAGAGTGGGTGTTTCACCCCTCTTGTGAGAATGCCGCAGAAATGTTGATAATAAAATCTCTGGCTTTGCGGGCATCTAGCTTACCCTTAGACCAAGGGCAAGTAGGAGTGTTTCTGGAAAATTGCCAACCCCTGCTCGATATAAATCAAATACGCGATCGCTCTTTTTCTGATTTAGCACACGAACTCAGAACACCCCTAACTTCCATTCGCTTGGTGGCGGAAACATTGCAAAACCGCTTAGAACCACCGTTAAATCGCTGGGTTAACCGCCTGATGCAGGAAGTTGACCGATTGATTAACCTGGTACAAAGTTGGTTGGAACTCACCCAAATGGAAACGAATCCAACCATTCAATTAAATCCCGAAGCAGTGGAAGTGCGATCGCTGGTATCATCTGTGTGGGAGACACTAGAACCATTAGCACAACGGCTGCATCTAACTCTCACCTATTCTGGAGTTGAAAACCTCTGGATCAAGGCCGATCGCTCTCGAATCTACCAAGTATTTCTTAACTTGTTGGATAACAGCATCAAATATAGCCCCCCTTGTGCAAGCGTTCGCATCGAAGCCAAAATTTTGCCGGAAAAAGATACTCATCAAAGTAATCCTGGTTCCCATTACTTAGAAATCAACGTCATTGACTATGGTGTAGGGTTTTCGGAAGCGGATTTACCCCATGTTTTTGAGCGATTTTACCGAGGAGACAAAGCTCGATACCGTTCTCCAGTGGAAGAAAGTAATTCTACAACAGCGATCGTTGGTAGTGGGTTGGGTTTAGCGATCGTTCGGCAAATTGTTCTCGCTCATGGCGGTTCAATTAAAGCCATGAATCATCCCGAAACTGGAGGCGCGTGGATACAAGTCCAACTCCCAGAAATTATGGCAAATACCCTTAGTCAAGACTATAGTTAA